The following coding sequences are from one Selenomonas sputigena ATCC 35185 window:
- the nrdR gene encoding transcriptional regulator NrdR, with product MRCPFCKEEDSRVVDSRAADDGNTIRRRRECTSCGKRFTTYETVEKIPLMVIKNDGRRVVFDRNKLLNGLIRSCDKRDIPTERIIALADEIEKELRNTMNREVYTRDIGELVMEKLKNFDEVAYIRFASVYRKFADISGFREELEALLREKNPS from the coding sequence ATGCGTTGCCCATTTTGCAAAGAGGAGGACAGCCGCGTCGTCGACTCGCGTGCTGCTGACGACGGCAATACCATTCGCCGCCGCAGGGAGTGTACGTCGTGCGGCAAGCGCTTCACGACATACGAGACAGTGGAGAAGATTCCGCTGATGGTTATTAAAAATGACGGCAGGCGCGTCGTCTTCGACCGCAACAAGCTGCTGAACGGCCTCATACGCTCGTGCGACAAGCGCGACATTCCGACGGAGCGCATCATTGCTCTGGCGGACGAGATCGAAAAGGAGCTTCGCAATACGATGAACCGCGAGGTCTACACGCGCGACATCGGCGAACTCGTGATGGAGAAGCTCAAGAACTTCGACGAGGTCGCCTACATCCGCTTCGCCTCGGTCTACCGCAAGTTTGCCGACATCAGCGGCTTCCGCGAGGAGTTGGAAGCGCTGCTCAGGGAGAAGAACCCGTCTTGA
- a CDS encoding TIGR03960 family B12-binding radical SAM protein gives MSWKIKRRLREQLERERGYFSFPTGTRRAFALVYPNSYFVGMSNLGLHIIYDLLNRRPDTACERFFLPSDEEQREHERTGTPLLSLENQQPLHRFSLIGFAVSFEMDYFNLLRILQLGKVKLLAAERGEQDAIVLAGGPCATFNPEPLSLFVDAFVIGEGEVVMPALMDAYDDAVRQGLSRAELLCALSKVEGVYVPSLYAHDYDESARLCAIRPAAGAPSRVTRQWVRDLDEFPAHTVVVTDDTEFNLYLIETARGCGRHCRFCMAGYCFRQPRNRSLKVLEKEVQEAKKYEKRIGLMGAAISDYPEIDALCRDILAENLGMSVASFRADSVTEELVASLSRSGLRTITLAPEAGSVRMRKIINKGIEEEHLRHTVDLALQAGIRQFRLYLMIGLPYEEEEDIKAIVDMTVRLHEHIRAKKEHAQITLSINPFIPKPFTPFQWLPMADEKWVKDAMKTIRKGLASYRSIRIIAESPKSAYVQGVLARGDRRVARALHRAFLAGGAKSFKRALKEEGLSFADFLQVRHAEDAVFPWDALDMGFPKQYLYRELQRAAVLQYTKPCFSGCTRCGVCDTMEERHVSAQT, from the coding sequence TTGAGCTGGAAGATCAAGCGGCGCCTGCGCGAGCAGTTGGAACGCGAGCGCGGCTATTTTTCGTTTCCGACGGGCACGCGGCGCGCCTTCGCGCTCGTATACCCCAATTCCTACTTCGTCGGCATGTCGAACCTCGGGCTGCACATCATCTACGACCTCTTGAACCGACGTCCCGACACGGCGTGCGAGCGCTTCTTCCTGCCGAGCGACGAGGAACAGCGCGAGCATGAGCGTACGGGCACGCCGCTTCTGAGCCTGGAGAACCAGCAGCCGCTCCATCGCTTCTCGTTGATCGGCTTTGCCGTCTCCTTCGAGATGGACTACTTCAACCTGCTGCGCATCCTGCAGCTTGGCAAGGTCAAACTTCTGGCGGCGGAGCGCGGCGAGCAGGACGCCATCGTCCTCGCGGGCGGGCCTTGCGCCACGTTCAACCCCGAGCCGTTGAGTCTCTTCGTCGACGCCTTCGTCATCGGCGAGGGCGAGGTCGTCATGCCGGCTCTGATGGACGCATACGACGACGCCGTGCGGCAGGGTCTTTCGCGTGCCGAGCTTCTGTGCGCCCTATCGAAGGTCGAGGGCGTCTACGTGCCATCGCTCTACGCGCACGACTACGATGAGTCGGCCCGCCTGTGTGCCATTCGCCCTGCGGCGGGCGCTCCTTCGCGCGTCACGCGCCAATGGGTGCGCGATCTCGACGAATTTCCCGCGCACACAGTAGTCGTCACCGACGATACGGAATTCAACCTTTACCTCATCGAGACGGCGCGCGGCTGCGGCAGGCACTGCCGCTTCTGCATGGCGGGCTACTGCTTTCGACAGCCGCGCAATCGCTCGCTGAAGGTCTTGGAAAAGGAAGTCCAAGAGGCGAAGAAGTACGAAAAGCGTATCGGACTCATGGGAGCCGCCATCTCGGACTATCCCGAGATCGACGCTTTGTGCCGCGACATTCTGGCAGAAAATCTCGGCATGTCCGTCGCCTCCTTCCGCGCCGATTCCGTGACCGAGGAGCTTGTCGCGTCCCTTTCGAGGAGCGGTCTGCGCACGATCACGCTCGCCCCCGAGGCGGGAAGCGTGCGCATGAGGAAGATCATCAACAAGGGCATCGAGGAGGAGCATCTCCGCCATACGGTCGATCTCGCGCTGCAGGCGGGCATCCGCCAGTTCCGTCTCTACTTGATGATCGGCCTGCCCTACGAGGAGGAAGAGGACATCAAGGCCATCGTCGATATGACCGTGCGCCTGCATGAGCACATCCGGGCGAAGAAGGAGCATGCGCAGATCACCTTGAGCATCAATCCGTTCATCCCCAAGCCGTTCACGCCCTTTCAGTGGCTGCCGATGGCGGACGAAAAATGGGTCAAGGATGCGATGAAGACGATTCGCAAGGGGCTGGCGTCCTACAGGAGCATTCGCATCATCGCCGAATCGCCCAAGAGCGCCTATGTGCAGGGCGTGCTCGCGCGCGGCGACCGCCGCGTCGCTCGCGCCCTGCACCGCGCCTTCCTCGCGGGCGGCGCGAAATCGTTCAAGCGTGCGCTGAAGGAAGAGGGGCTTTCCTTTGCGGACTTTCTGCAGGTGCGGCACGCAGAAGATGCGGTATTCCCGTGGGATGCGCTCGACATGGGATTTCCCAAGCAGTACCTCTACCGCGAACTGCAGAGGGCGGCGGTGCTGCAATATACGAAACCTTGCTTTTCGGGATGCACACGCTGCGGCGTTTGTGATACAATGGAGGAGAGACATGTTTCAGCTCAGACATAG
- the pgeF gene encoding peptidoglycan editing factor PgeF has translation MFQLRHSGGLWRGSFSLFPEEGLAHGISTRLGGVSKPPFAALNMALHVGDCAADVSENRRFFAEALGLDAARIVTPRQVHGDEVRLVRASDAGMGASCYDESVPACDALMTAQAGLPLLLCFADCVPLLFFDPVRRVVAAAHAGWKGTVAEIGRKTVQRMAETFGSRPQDILAGIGPSIGACCFEVGEEVAAAFRAAFPEAPELLSHSPEGKRTIDLWAANRLQLEAAGLLPAHIDSADVCTKCNAGLFFSYREEHGTTGRFAAWIALK, from the coding sequence ATGTTTCAGCTCAGACATAGCGGCGGCCTTTGGCGCGGCTCGTTCTCGCTCTTTCCCGAGGAGGGGCTGGCGCACGGCATTTCCACGCGCTTGGGCGGCGTCTCGAAGCCGCCGTTTGCCGCATTGAACATGGCGCTCCACGTCGGCGACTGCGCCGCGGACGTCTCGGAGAATCGCCGCTTCTTTGCAGAGGCTCTGGGACTTGACGCTGCGCGGATCGTCACGCCGCGCCAGGTGCACGGCGACGAAGTGCGCCTTGTCCGCGCCAGCGATGCGGGCATGGGCGCGAGCTGCTATGACGAGTCCGTGCCCGCCTGCGACGCCCTGATGACGGCGCAGGCGGGACTGCCCTTGCTGCTGTGCTTCGCCGACTGCGTGCCGCTCCTCTTCTTCGACCCTGTGCGCCGCGTCGTTGCCGCCGCTCATGCGGGCTGGAAGGGGACGGTCGCCGAGATCGGGCGAAAGACCGTGCAGCGCATGGCCGAGACGTTCGGCTCGCGTCCGCAGGACATCCTCGCGGGCATCGGCCCTTCCATCGGCGCGTGCTGCTTCGAGGTCGGCGAGGAGGTCGCGGCGGCTTTTCGCGCGGCATTTCCTGAAGCGCCCGAGCTTCTTTCGCACTCGCCCGAGGGGAAGCGGACGATCGACTTGTGGGCGGCCAACCGCCTGCAGCTCGAAGCGGCGGGACTCCTTCCCGCGCATATCGACAGTGCTGACGTATGCACGAAGTGCAATGCCGGACTCTTTTTTTCCTATCGCGAAGAGCACGGGACGACGGGACGCTTCGCCGCGTGGATCGCTTTGAAGTAG
- a CDS encoding YggS family pyridoxal phosphate-dependent enzyme, with protein sequence MIEENLHEVLRSIEESRAKRTIADAKEPVRLVAVTKNHGVAEMREAIAHGVTDIGENRIQEAREKFETLERTAVWHLIGHLQKNKAKYAVKLFDLIHSVDTLELAEALDKEAGKSGKRQDVLVQVNLAKEASKSGIYEEDLQPLLEAVDALPHLRLCGLMCIAPNYDEVEETRPLFRRMYEIFQRTKEFPWKTANINYLSMGMTHDYRIAVEEGANIVRVGTAIFGPRQY encoded by the coding sequence TTGATCGAAGAGAATCTGCATGAAGTCTTGCGCTCCATCGAGGAGAGCAGGGCGAAGAGGACGATTGCCGATGCGAAAGAGCCTGTCCGCCTCGTGGCGGTGACGAAGAATCACGGCGTCGCCGAGATGCGCGAGGCGATCGCGCATGGCGTGACGGACATCGGCGAAAACCGCATACAGGAAGCGCGGGAGAAGTTCGAGACGCTTGAGCGCACGGCTGTATGGCATCTCATCGGTCACTTGCAGAAGAACAAGGCGAAGTACGCCGTGAAGCTCTTCGACCTCATTCATTCCGTTGACACCTTGGAGCTTGCCGAGGCCTTGGACAAGGAAGCGGGCAAGAGCGGCAAGCGGCAGGACGTCCTCGTGCAGGTCAACCTTGCCAAAGAAGCGTCGAAGTCCGGCATTTACGAAGAAGACTTGCAGCCCCTGCTCGAAGCTGTCGACGCACTGCCGCATCTGCGCCTTTGCGGTCTGATGTGCATAGCGCCCAACTACGACGAAGTCGAGGAGACGAGGCCGCTCTTTCGCCGCATGTATGAAATTTTTCAAAGGACGAAGGAGTTTCCGTGGAAAACGGCGAATATAAATTATTTGTCAATGGGTATGACACATGATTATCGGATCGCTGTGGAAGAAGGCGCCAATATCGTTCGTGTCGGCACGGCCATTTTCGGGCCACGTCAATATTGA
- a CDS encoding cell division protein SepF, with the protein MGFIDKVCGKIGLIDPEDINDKRDLRDEDDDFAEFDEMEREEAPASNVVNFQAAAANAAMNNVAAYKMKVVVIEPKSFDDAQQVANCLREKRPVVINFENTIEEDAKRITDFISGTIYALNGEIKKVSNNVFFCAPSNVNISYSEDKKSVSTEMPWLKK; encoded by the coding sequence ATGGGCTTCATTGATAAGGTGTGCGGAAAAATCGGCCTGATCGATCCGGAAGACATCAACGATAAAAGGGATTTGCGCGACGAAGACGACGATTTTGCAGAGTTTGACGAGATGGAGCGCGAGGAAGCGCCGGCGTCGAACGTCGTGAACTTCCAAGCGGCAGCGGCGAACGCTGCGATGAACAATGTCGCTGCCTACAAGATGAAGGTCGTCGTCATCGAGCCGAAGTCCTTCGATGATGCGCAGCAGGTGGCGAACTGTCTGCGCGAGAAGCGCCCCGTCGTCATCAACTTTGAGAACACCATCGAGGAGGACGCCAAGCGCATCACGGACTTCATCAGCGGCACGATCTACGCGCTGAACGGTGAGATCAAGAAGGTCAGCAACAACGTCTTCTTCTGTGCGCCGAGCAACGTCAATATCTCCTATTCGGAGGACAAGAAGTCGGTGTCGACGGAGATGCCGTGGCTGAAGAAGTAG
- the proC gene encoding pyrroline-5-carboxylate reductase: protein MKLALIGGGMMAEAVIAGVLREEVLPSEAVFVSEHKAARVEELKETYGVQAFCSAQSFLGDMDVVILAVKPNAAEAALLEIRGALRSDAVLVSIVAGLPLPKLEALLPGQPVIRVMPNTPLAVGEGMSAYALGSRAGAAHEEAIRTILAAAGKVVCVKESLMDAVTGLSGSGPAFAFLVIDALADGGVAAGLSRKDARLLAAQTLLGSAKMALDTGRHPDELRDQVTSPAGTTIAGMRVLEQRAVRGAFLDAVLSATEKSKSLGE from the coding sequence ATGAAACTTGCATTGATCGGCGGCGGCATGATGGCGGAGGCCGTCATCGCCGGCGTCCTGCGCGAAGAGGTGCTTCCTTCGGAGGCGGTCTTCGTCTCCGAGCACAAGGCGGCGCGCGTCGAGGAATTGAAGGAAACGTACGGCGTGCAGGCTTTCTGCAGCGCGCAATCCTTCCTCGGCGATATGGACGTCGTCATTCTCGCCGTCAAGCCGAATGCGGCGGAAGCAGCTCTCTTGGAGATTCGCGGGGCTTTGCGCTCGGATGCCGTCCTCGTGTCCATCGTGGCAGGACTGCCGCTTCCTAAGCTCGAAGCGCTGCTTCCCGGTCAGCCCGTCATCCGCGTCATGCCCAATACGCCGCTCGCCGTGGGCGAGGGCATGTCTGCCTACGCGCTCGGCTCGCGTGCGGGCGCAGCTCACGAGGAAGCGATTCGCACGATTCTCGCGGCGGCGGGAAAGGTCGTCTGCGTCAAGGAGTCTTTGATGGACGCCGTCACGGGGCTTTCGGGCAGCGGACCGGCCTTCGCCTTCCTCGTCATCGACGCGCTCGCGGACGGCGGCGTGGCGGCGGGGCTTTCGCGCAAGGACGCGCGGCTTTTGGCGGCGCAGACATTGCTCGGCTCCGCCAAGATGGCGCTCGATACGGGCAGGCATCCCGACGAGCTGCGCGATCAGGTCACATCGCCTGCGGGGACGACCATCGCAGGAATGCGCGTCCTTGAGCAGCGTGCCGTGCGCGGCGCATTCCTTGACGCCGTCTTGAGCGCGACGGAAAAATCGAAGTCTTTAGGGGAATAG
- a CDS encoding YlmH family RNA-binding protein codes for MSNREKILRFYRGSEGEETAVKLVDAAEKAMKNQKFRLTAFLDPFGQEIAEVVAANFEGLAVSFNGGYAGAERQRAVFQHEDFRGTPSWEIAVVEAVWKDAFAHISHRDVLGAIMGLGVEREIIGDIQIQQGAARIVTVENMADFLLTNCVQFGAAHVTCSLGELSALLPREERCKEIRATVASLRADSIAAAGFGMSRSRAAADIAAEKLKLNWQSVKSASQAVKEGDVLSMRGRGRLEVKEIRGQTKKGRISVLLHRYL; via the coding sequence ATGTCGAATCGGGAAAAAATCCTGCGTTTCTATCGCGGCTCGGAAGGCGAAGAAACGGCAGTGAAATTAGTCGATGCCGCAGAAAAGGCGATGAAGAATCAAAAGTTCCGCCTGACGGCGTTCCTCGACCCCTTCGGTCAGGAAATCGCCGAGGTCGTGGCGGCGAACTTCGAAGGTCTCGCCGTTTCTTTCAACGGCGGCTATGCGGGGGCGGAGCGCCAGCGTGCCGTCTTTCAGCATGAAGATTTTCGCGGTACGCCCTCTTGGGAAATCGCCGTCGTGGAGGCGGTATGGAAGGATGCGTTCGCGCACATCTCGCATCGAGACGTTCTCGGCGCGATCATGGGGCTCGGCGTCGAGCGCGAGATCATCGGCGACATCCAGATTCAGCAGGGCGCGGCGCGTATCGTCACGGTAGAGAATATGGCGGATTTCCTGCTGACGAACTGCGTGCAGTTCGGCGCAGCGCATGTGACGTGCTCGCTCGGCGAACTTTCCGCCCTCCTGCCGCGCGAGGAACGCTGCAAGGAGATTCGCGCGACGGTAGCCTCCCTGCGCGCCGACTCGATTGCGGCGGCGGGCTTCGGCATGTCGCGCAGCCGGGCTGCAGCGGACATCGCGGCGGAAAAGCTCAAGCTCAACTGGCAGTCCGTAAAGAGCGCCTCTCAAGCCGTCAAGGAGGGCGATGTGCTTTCCATGCGCGGCAGGGGACGGCTCGAAGTGAAGGAGATTCGCGGTCAGACGAAGAAGGGGCGCATCAGCGTGCTCCTGCACCGCTATCTGTGA
- the lspA gene encoding signal peptidase II, producing the protein MPIFLSICIVVLDQVVKFLVAHEMFPGMSIPVIQDVFHITFVLNPGAAFGILAHQRSFFIVMGIVIVILGGLFSPYIRRQCRIFRCGTSLLLGGALGNLIDRVRFGHVIDFFDFRIWPVFNIADIAIVVGVAAIIYAILFKMHPAEDA; encoded by the coding sequence GTGCCGATTTTTTTGAGCATTTGCATCGTAGTCTTGGATCAAGTCGTGAAATTCCTTGTCGCCCATGAGATGTTTCCGGGAATGTCAATCCCCGTCATACAAGATGTCTTTCATATCACGTTCGTTTTGAATCCCGGCGCTGCCTTCGGCATCCTCGCCCATCAGCGCTCTTTTTTTATCGTCATGGGCATCGTCATCGTCATCTTGGGCGGCCTTTTCTCGCCCTACATCCGCCGCCAGTGCCGCATCTTTCGCTGCGGCACGTCACTCCTGCTCGGCGGCGCCCTGGGCAATCTGATCGACCGCGTGCGCTTCGGGCATGTCATCGACTTCTTTGATTTCCGTATATGGCCGGTCTTCAATATCGCGGACATCGCCATCGTCGTCGGCGTCGCGGCCATCATCTACGCCATCCTCTTCAAGATGCACCCTGCGGAGGACGCTTGA
- a CDS encoding RluA family pseudouridine synthase, with translation MKERLIVDEGAAGERLDRFLAGRELEVSRSHIQKLIESGCVLVNGRTAKANAKLREGDAVETELPEARELEILPEDIPLDILYEDSDVIVINKARGMVVHPAAGAADGTLVNALLHHCEDLSGINGVIRPGIVHRLDKDTSGVMVAAKNDRAHVDLAEQIREKTAQRIYRAIVCGTIAEDRGEIRAPIGRHPTERKKMAVVPGGKEATTLFRVVERFPAHTLVECRLKTGRTHQIRVHMAYIDHPLLGDPKYGRKTPDIAGQALHSCELSFAHPRTKERMTFAAEMPEDMKAILHALRRGR, from the coding sequence ATGAAGGAACGGCTGATCGTCGACGAAGGGGCTGCGGGAGAACGTCTCGACCGCTTTCTCGCCGGCAGGGAACTGGAGGTTTCGCGCTCCCATATCCAAAAGCTGATCGAAAGCGGCTGCGTCCTCGTCAACGGCAGGACGGCGAAGGCGAATGCCAAGCTGCGCGAAGGGGATGCCGTGGAGACGGAACTTCCTGAAGCGCGGGAGTTGGAGATCCTGCCGGAAGACATCCCCTTGGACATCCTCTATGAGGATTCGGACGTCATCGTCATCAATAAGGCGCGCGGCATGGTTGTCCATCCGGCGGCGGGAGCAGCGGACGGCACGCTCGTCAATGCGCTGCTCCATCACTGCGAGGACTTGTCGGGCATCAACGGCGTCATACGTCCGGGCATCGTGCACCGGCTCGACAAGGATACGTCGGGCGTCATGGTGGCGGCGAAGAACGATCGGGCGCATGTCGACCTCGCCGAGCAGATTCGGGAGAAGACGGCGCAGCGCATCTATCGGGCGATCGTCTGCGGCACGATCGCCGAGGACAGGGGCGAGATCCGTGCGCCGATCGGCCGCCATCCGACGGAGCGCAAGAAGATGGCAGTCGTGCCGGGCGGCAAGGAAGCGACGACGCTCTTTCGCGTCGTGGAGCGCTTCCCTGCGCACACGCTTGTCGAGTGCCGCCTGAAGACAGGGCGCACACACCAGATTCGCGTCCACATGGCATATATCGACCATCCGCTGCTCGGCGATCCGAAATACGGCAGGAAGACGCCCGATATAGCGGGGCAGGCGCTTCATTCCTGCGAGCTCTCGTTCGCGCATCCGCGCACGAAAGAGCGCATGACATTCGCGGCAGAAATGCCCGAGGATATGAAAGCGATCCTTCATGCCTTGCGGCGAGGGCGCTGA
- the pyrR gene encoding bifunctional pyr operon transcriptional regulator/uracil phosphoribosyltransferase PyrR, translating into MATLVDKTVLMDEDAIRRALTRISHEIVERNKGTAGIVLVGIRSRGIPLAERIAAAIEKIEGTRPAIGVLDITLYRDDLSTLAYQPVVRETEIPVDITGKTIVLVDDVLYTGRTIRAALDALIDMGRPKIIQLAVLIDRGHRELPIRADFVGKNVPTSSKEEIRVMLEEHDAEERVVLAERQEA; encoded by the coding sequence ATGGCAACCTTGGTCGACAAGACGGTTCTGATGGATGAAGATGCGATCCGCCGCGCACTCACGCGCATTTCGCACGAGATCGTGGAGAGGAACAAGGGCACGGCGGGGATCGTTCTCGTCGGCATACGAAGCCGCGGCATTCCGCTCGCGGAGCGCATCGCAGCGGCGATTGAGAAGATTGAGGGAACGAGGCCTGCCATCGGCGTCCTCGACATCACGCTGTACCGCGACGATCTCTCGACTCTCGCGTATCAGCCCGTCGTGCGTGAGACGGAGATTCCCGTCGACATCACGGGAAAGACCATCGTGCTCGTCGATGATGTGCTCTACACGGGGCGGACGATCCGTGCGGCGCTCGACGCCTTGATCGACATGGGGCGTCCGAAGATCATCCAGCTCGCCGTCCTCATCGATCGAGGCCACAGGGAGCTGCCGATCCGCGCCGACTTCGTGGGAAAGAACGTGCCGACCTCCTCCAAGGAGGAGATTCGCGTCATGCTCGAAGAGCACGACGCGGAGGAGCGCGTCGTGCTTGCCGAGAGGCAGGAGGCGTGA
- a CDS encoding Rpn family recombination-promoting nuclease/putative transposase, whose translation MRKTRRTYKDSLFRDIFNNEKRLPEIYECLEGASADIHDIRLTTMDEVFFDSEKNDVSFIVKNRHIILLEHQSTVNDNMPLRILWYIAELYRQHVTAKSPYQSKRIDLPAPKFYVFYNGRANMPKQWQLRLSDAFGDTKGAMELIVEVININDAAGNELLDKCAPLKAYSTFVAKVRESVHEGCTLDQAVPRAIQYCIANGYLTEYFTEKQEKEVFDMVSFQWDQELALEVRAEEAREEGMEKGMEKERVFSIRSLMANLQLTAEKAMDALSIPKEEQARYKAML comes from the coding sequence GTGAGGAAAACTCGGCGCACATATAAGGATTCACTGTTTCGAGATATATTCAACAACGAAAAGCGTCTGCCTGAAATCTATGAATGCCTGGAGGGCGCTTCGGCAGATATTCACGATATTCGCCTTACAACCATGGATGAAGTCTTCTTTGACAGCGAGAAAAACGACGTGAGCTTTATCGTCAAGAATCGTCATATCATTTTGCTTGAGCATCAAAGCACGGTGAACGACAATATGCCTCTGCGTATTCTTTGGTATATCGCAGAACTTTACCGTCAACACGTTACCGCGAAATCCCCCTATCAGTCAAAACGCATAGATTTGCCCGCACCGAAATTTTACGTCTTCTACAACGGCAGAGCAAACATGCCGAAACAATGGCAGCTGCGTCTATCCGATGCCTTTGGCGATACAAAAGGTGCAATGGAACTTATCGTCGAGGTCATCAACATCAATGATGCTGCAGGAAATGAACTCCTCGACAAATGTGCTCCGCTCAAGGCCTACAGCACTTTCGTCGCAAAAGTGCGCGAAAGCGTGCATGAAGGATGCACTCTCGATCAAGCCGTGCCGAGGGCGATACAATATTGCATTGCCAACGGCTATTTAACAGAATACTTTACGGAAAAACAGGAAAAGGAGGTCTTTGACATGGTAAGCTTCCAGTGGGATCAAGAACTTGCCTTGGAGGTTCGCGCGGAAGAGGCGCGAGAGGAAGGCATGGAGAAAGGCATGGAGAAGGAACGAGTTTTTTCCATCCGCAGCCTTATGGCGAATCTGCAACTGACGGCGGAAAAGGCCATGGATGCACTTTCCATTCCCAAGGAGGAGCAGGCGCGATACAAGGCGATGCTGTGA